In Eubalaena glacialis isolate mEubGla1 chromosome 4, mEubGla1.1.hap2.+ XY, whole genome shotgun sequence, one DNA window encodes the following:
- the CNOT6 gene encoding CCR4-NOT transcription complex subunit 6 isoform X6 — protein MVSLRELHLNNNLLRVLPFELGKLFQLQTLGLKGNPLTQDILNLYLEPDGTRRLLNYLLDNLAGTAKRISIEQPPPRSWIMLQEPDRTRPTALFSVMCYNVLCDKYATRQLYGYCPSWALNWDYRKKAIIQEILSCNADVISLQEVETEQYYSFFLVELKEHGYNGFFSPKSRARTMSEQERKHVDGCAIFFKTEKFTLVQKHTVEFNQLAMANSEGSEAMLNRVMTKDNIGVAVLLELRKELIEMSSGKPHLGTEKQLILVANAHMHWDPEYSDVKLVQTMMFLSEVKNIIDKASRSLQSSALGEFGTIPLVLCADLNSLPDSGVVEYLSTGGVETNHKDFKELRYNESLTNFSCNGKNGTTNGRITHGFKLKSAYESGLMPYTNYTFDFKGIIDYIFYSKPQLNTLGILGPLDHHWLVENNISGCPHPLIPSDHFSLFAQLELLLPFLPQVNGIHLPGRR, from the exons GGAACTCCATTTAAATAACAACCTGTTACGAGTTCTACCTTTTGAGCTGGGAAAACTGTTTCAGTTGCAGACTTTAGGCCTGAAAG gAAATCCACTTACCCAGGATATATTGAACCTCTATCTGGAACCAGATGGAACAAGAAGGCTACTGAACTATTTGCTTGATAATTTGGCAGGTACTGCAAAAAGAA TTTCAATAGAACAACCACCTCCAAGATCTTGGATTATGTTACAAGAACCAGACAGAACACGGCCAACTG CCTTGTTTTCTGTCATGTGCTATAATGTTCTTTGTGATAAATATGCGACCCGGCAGTTATATGGCTACTGTCCATCATGGGCACTAAATTGGGACTACAGGAAAAAGGCCATTATTCAAGAAATCTTGAGTTGCAATGCTGATGTCATAAGTCTTCAG GAGGTTGAAACAGAACAGTATTACAGTTTTTTTCTGGTAGAACTGAAAGAACATGGCTATAATGGATTCTTTAGTCCTAAATCTAGAGCTAGGACAATGtcagaacaagaaagaaaacatgttGATGGCTGTGCAATATTCTTTAAGACAGAAAA atttactTTGGTTCAGAAACACACTGTTGAATTTAATCAGCTAGCAATGGCAAATTCAGAAGGGTCTGAAGCTATGCTGAACAGAGTCATGACAAAAGATAACATTGGAGTTGCTGTACTGCTAGAACTTCGAAAGGAATTGATTGAAATGTCAT CTGGAAAGCCacatcttggaacagaaaaacaACTTATTCTCGTGGCTAATGCTCATATGCACTGGGACCCCGAATACTCTGATGTGAAGTTGGTTCAAACAATGATGTTCCTCTCAGAAGTGAAGAACATCATTGATAAAGCCTCGAGAAGCCTCCAGTCCAGTGCATTGGGAGAATTTGGAACTATTCCACTGGTGTTGTGTGCAGATCTTAATTCTTTGCCGGACtctg gtGTTGTGGAATATTTGAGCACTGGTGGAgtagaaacaaatcataaagactTTAAGGAACTGAGATATAATGAAAGTCTTACAAACTTCAGCTGTAATGGGAAAAATGGGACAACCAATGGAAGGATCACTCATGGTTTCAAGTTAAAGAGTGCCTATGAGAGTGGCCTGATGCCTTACACAAATTACACGTTTGATTTTAAG GGTATAATTGACTACATCTTCTATTCTAAACCTCAGCTGAACACTTTAGGCATCCTGGGACCTCTGGACCACCATTGGCTAGTTGAGAACAATATCAGCGGCTGCCCACACCCACTCATCCCCTCTGACCACTTCTCACTTTTTGCACAACTGGAGCTCTTACTGCCTTTCCTGCCCCAAGTTAACGGCATTCACCTTCCTGGCAGGAGGTAG
- the CNOT6 gene encoding CCR4-NOT transcription complex subunit 6 isoform X5, whose product MLQEPDRTRPTALFSVMCYNVLCDKYATRQLYGYCPSWALNWDYRKKAIIQEILSCNADVISLQEVETEQYYSFFLVELKEHGYNGFFSPKSRARTMSEQERKHVDGCAIFFKTEKFTLVQKHTVEFNQLAMANSEGSEAMLNRVMTKDNIGVAVLLELRKELIEMSSGKPHLGTEKQLILVANAHMHWDPEYSDVKLVQTMMFLSEVKNIIDKASRSLQSSALGEFGTIPLVLCADLNSLPDSGVVEYLSTGGVETNHKDFKELRYNESLTNFSCNGKNGTTNGRITHGFKLKSAYESGLMPYTNYTFDFKGIIDYIFYSKPQLNTLGILGPLDHHWLVENNISGCPHPLIPSDHFSLFAQLELLLPFLPQVNGIHLPGRR is encoded by the exons ATGTTACAAGAACCAGACAGAACACGGCCAACTG CCTTGTTTTCTGTCATGTGCTATAATGTTCTTTGTGATAAATATGCGACCCGGCAGTTATATGGCTACTGTCCATCATGGGCACTAAATTGGGACTACAGGAAAAAGGCCATTATTCAAGAAATCTTGAGTTGCAATGCTGATGTCATAAGTCTTCAG GAGGTTGAAACAGAACAGTATTACAGTTTTTTTCTGGTAGAACTGAAAGAACATGGCTATAATGGATTCTTTAGTCCTAAATCTAGAGCTAGGACAATGtcagaacaagaaagaaaacatgttGATGGCTGTGCAATATTCTTTAAGACAGAAAA atttactTTGGTTCAGAAACACACTGTTGAATTTAATCAGCTAGCAATGGCAAATTCAGAAGGGTCTGAAGCTATGCTGAACAGAGTCATGACAAAAGATAACATTGGAGTTGCTGTACTGCTAGAACTTCGAAAGGAATTGATTGAAATGTCAT CTGGAAAGCCacatcttggaacagaaaaacaACTTATTCTCGTGGCTAATGCTCATATGCACTGGGACCCCGAATACTCTGATGTGAAGTTGGTTCAAACAATGATGTTCCTCTCAGAAGTGAAGAACATCATTGATAAAGCCTCGAGAAGCCTCCAGTCCAGTGCATTGGGAGAATTTGGAACTATTCCACTGGTGTTGTGTGCAGATCTTAATTCTTTGCCGGACtctg gtGTTGTGGAATATTTGAGCACTGGTGGAgtagaaacaaatcataaagactTTAAGGAACTGAGATATAATGAAAGTCTTACAAACTTCAGCTGTAATGGGAAAAATGGGACAACCAATGGAAGGATCACTCATGGTTTCAAGTTAAAGAGTGCCTATGAGAGTGGCCTGATGCCTTACACAAATTACACGTTTGATTTTAAG GGTATAATTGACTACATCTTCTATTCTAAACCTCAGCTGAACACTTTAGGCATCCTGGGACCTCTGGACCACCATTGGCTAGTTGAGAACAATATCAGCGGCTGCCCACACCCACTCATCCCCTCTGACCACTTCTCACTTTTTGCACAACTGGAGCTCTTACTGCCTTTCCTGCCCCAAGTTAACGGCATTCACCTTCCTGGCAGGAGGTAG